AAATACTTCTTTTTCATCAACTACTGCGTGAATAGCTACCATGTTCTTATCTGACAAAACCTCAGAAATTGTGGGTCCGCTCATTCCAGGCATGATTTTTCTAATCTCTTCAACCTTATCCTTTGGAGCATTCATCATAATTAGCCTTTTTGTTTCTGCATATAAAACACTTTTTATTCCAGTGACAATTTGATTTATTTTTTTCCTTTTTTTCTCATCCTTTAAACTTTCCTTATTTGCTATTAACCTTGTTGTTGATGAGACAATCTCGTCTATTATTTTTAGGCGATTTAATCTTAACGTTGTTCCTGTGGAAGTTAAATCACTAATTAAATCCGCCACTCCAATAAACGGTGCTATTTCTGTAGCTCCGCTCAACTCAATGATTTCTAAATTTAAACCTTTGCTTTTTAGATACTTTCTTGTTAAGTTTGGGAATTCAGTAGCTATTTTCATTCCATCTCTTAAATCATCTATTGAATTTATATCTGAATCCTCTGGAGCAGCGATGACCAATCTCGCCTTTCCAAAGTTGAAATCAAGTAAAAACTCAACTTTATCCTCAACTCCCCTCTCCAAAACCAAATCATATCCTGTAACTCCCACATCTGCAACCCCATCGGCGACAAATTCTGGAATATCTCTTGCCCTTGCAAACATTACCTTTATCTCCTCATCAACTGTCTGCGCAAACAAACTTCTACCCTGGACTGTTATTTTTAATCCTGCTTTTTCTAAGATTCTATTAACTGGCTCTGAAATTCTACCTTTATTTGGTAAAGCCAATAAAATCAAAATTATCACCAGCCTTATTATTTCATGTTAAAAATTAAAAAGTAAATTTTAAATATTCCAAGATATTTTAAAAATTTTAACGCCCTCAAAAATCAAGATATACAATTTTATCTTTTTCTTGCTATTTCTCTACCTATTTTCTCACCAGTGTCTCTTAACCTACTTGCCACACTTCGTGGAACATTTCCATTTTCAGATAATATCTTTGCTATACTACTTGACAACAAAAATATTGCGTAAATATGCTCTGATTTGGTTCTGTGTATGTGGTGGGGATGGATATTTAAATTATCATAGTCCTTAAAAGCATCATTTATTTCATTTCCAAATTTTTTCTCTAAGTATTTCCTCATATATACTAAAAGTTGATGTAGTTGAATGAGTTCATCCTTATGCATATAATCACCTAAAAGTTTAGAAACTAAGATTTGAGACATATTTTGTTATTTTTAAATTAAATTTTTTAAATTTAAAATAATAAATTTACCGCTCCAAAAACTATAATTGGGCAGTTTATCCGAATGATAACAATCTTAAATTTGTAGGTTTCTTTGTGACTTTAATATCTCTACCTATTATAAGGTCTGTTTTCTCATATAAATTATCTACAATTTTCTGTGTAATTGGCATATCCAAAATAACGGCGTCAATTTTTTCTATGTCATTAATTTCATTCATAAATTCTTCAAATTCTTTAATCTCTTCATTTCCGTTTATTATGACTTTTACTTTGTTAGTCCCAATTATATCCTTGATAATATCCAAGTAAGGCACATCATTGTTAACATTAGCAAGTTCAGTAGATTCCTCAACATTATTTTTTATGTCAGGAGCAACTTCAACTGTGGATTTAACTATGATATCATCTAAATCCTTATTGACGATTTTGTTTTTATTGTTTTCGTCATGTTTGATTGCATCAGCAATAATAACTTTACCATTAGTAGTTCCATTTTTTGTATTATTATTGAATAGTTGCATTTTAACTTGCCCTGCTGGAACTTTTGCCCTCAAACATTTGATAATCTCTTTTTTTGAGAGTTCTTCAACTTCTTTTCCATTTGGCGCTCTTGCAACATAATCAATATCACACGTTTGTAGGAGCTCTTTAAGGATTAACTCCCCTCCCCTGTCTCCATCAGTAAATACTGTAGTTATTTTCTTTTTTGTTAATTCTACAACAGTTTTTGGGACGGAGGTTCCCTCAACGGCAATAACATTCTTTATTCCGCATCTTAAAAGATTTAAAACATCTGCCCTGCCTTCAACAACAATAATGCTGTCTGAATTTAGGATGCCAGGACCTGCTGGAAGCTTATCTTCCCCATACTCAATAACCTCTTCCATCCTAACACTTTCTTTAACTGCCTCAGTAATTTCATGGACATCTATACTATTTACGAGAGAGCGTAGGATTTCCTTTGCCCTATTAATTATATATTGCCTTTTTGTGGCTCTTATGTCTTCAATGTTAATAACTCTAACTGTTGCCACACATGGGCCTACCCTATCTATTGCCTCCAATGTTGCAGCAAGGATTGAAGTTTCTACTCTATCCAAACTTGAAGGGACAGTGATTTTTGCAATTGATTTACCATTTACGTTTTCAAGTTCAACATCAATCCTTCCAATTCTTCCACTTTTTTGTAATTCCCTCAAATCCAATTCATCTCCAAGAAGACCTTCAGTTTGCCCAAAAATTGCCCCTATTACATCATGCTTTTCAACATAACCGTCAGCAATGAGTTCAGCATGAATAATATACTTTGTAGTGCCTAAGTCCATAGATGACCCTCCTTAATGTTCATAATGGAAATTCTTCGATTTTTGTAACCAACCCGTCTCACAATAATAATGGCTGGTTAAGTTGAAATTGATATTTTGGTTATAGCACTAACATGAACATTTTACTCATTTGAAAAAAACTTTAAGCTACAATACAGTTATTATAGTCGTGTGCGGAATTTTTTAAAGTTATTTTATAAATCAATAAAATTTTAAATAGTCGTTATAATTCATTAAAATTTAGAATAATTGCTAATCCTTAAAAATTTACCAACAGTATATTCCAAATTCTAACACACACGACTATATATTGGCAATGTGGTATTATAAAATTATTGAATATGTTGTAAAAATATTTTTTGTTATTTTTTATGCGTTTTAATTTATTTGTGTACATAAATTACACAACCGAAAAGTTTATATACCAGTTCCGCCATTGTATAGATTGCTCTGATTGGAAAGGTAAAGATGTGCGGCCTTGATGTAGCCTGGTAACATACGGGCCTGCCACGCCCGTTCCCCGGGTTCAAATCCCGGAGGCCGCACCAGTGATTTGGAGTTTACTTATATTGTTTCGTGCGCCGGTGGTGTAGCCTGGTATCACTCTGGCCTTCCAAGCCAGCGACTCGGGTTCAAATCCCGACCGGCGCACCATTTATTATTTTAGAGCTATTAATTTATACATTTAAATCTTTGGTAACTTTTTGTTATTATTGTGTTTTTATTTTGAAAACATTAATTTATTTAGATTTATGGATCATATTTCATAAAATTAAACAATATAAAAATAAATAAATTTACCTTATTTTTTCTTGCGATATTTTCTTTTTCTTTTTTTCCAACTCTTTTTCTTTTTATGTGAAAATTTTTTTGAATAATGTATTTTAATGTCGGGGGGAATTTTTGATACCTTAGCTCCACTCGGAACAACTAATATTTTTTCTTTGATTTTAACATTTGCCCCAGCAAGGCATTTTGCGTATCTATTTATTTGTTTAATATGATTTTCTGTTATTTTTGGTGTTGCCTTTACCTCAACCACAATTCTCTCAATTACAGATTTTGTTCTTCTTTCTACAATAAAATCTGGTTCATAAGATCCTCTTCTTTCACGTTCTTTTATAACCCAACCCTTTGATGCAGGATAACGCTTTCTTAAATTTCTTCTAACGTATGGATACATATCAAATTCTTTGAACATTATTTCCCCAACCCAAATTCAATATAAGTCCTTATACATTTTTAAATTCTTAAAATTTTTGTTTTAAAGTTATAAAAAAATAAAAAATTTAAAAATTAAATTAAACATTCAGATACTCCTTAATTTTCTCTGAAACTGTCTCATATATCCAATTGAACTTATTTTCATTCTTCTCTAAGAGTGTAATTCTAAACCCTTTTAAATCTGAGCAGAAAGACGTTAAAGGAACAACACAAATTCCAGTTGATGCCAATAGATAGTAGACGAATCTCTTATCATAAGGAACATTTTTAACAAGGTTTTCCACAAATGCCCTCAACTTTTCATTTTCAACATGCAACTTCTGATTCTCATTTAAATACTCCTCTCTAAACACCACACTCATGTAGAATGCCCCATTTGTTCTATTGACAATAATGCCCTCAATATCCTTTAATTTGTTGTATGCAATGTTTGATGCTTTCTCATAGAATGCATTTCTCTCTTTTAAGTATTTTTTATACTCTTTATGTGAAAGGATTCTTGGTATTGCCTTTTGTGGTAAAGTGGTGGAACAAACTTCAACCATCTTTGCCCTACAAATACTTTCAATGTATTTTTTAAATATTGGGTCTTTGTCCACATTATAAACTTCCATCCAACCACATCTTGCCCCAGGCCAAGGAATTTCTTTTGATATTCCTTTTAATGATATCCCGCAAACATCATCAATAACTTCAGGTAACAAAGCGGTTTTTTTACCATTATATACAAGGTTGCAGTAGATCTCATCAGAGATGATGAATAAATCATACTCATTTGCAATATCAACAATCTCATCCAAAACCTTTTTTGGATAGACAGCCCCTGTTGGGTTATCTGGGTTGATAATTAAAATTCCTGCTATGGATGGGTTATATTTTACCTTATTTCTTAAATCATCTAAATCAGGATACCAGTTGTTTTCTGGGTCTAAGTAGTAGGTTATTGGTGGACATCCAGCGTGTGCACCTTCTGCTGATGAGTGTGTGGAATATGCTGGAGATGGGCCGATAACCCTTGCTTCCTTCCTTAATAATCCGTAAATTTTTGCTATTGCATCACCTAAACCGTTAAAAAATATTATATCCTCTGCGGTTATTTGAGCACCACCTCTTTTGTTTGTTAATTCTGCCAAAAATTCCCTTGTTTCTAAAAGTCCTTTTGTTGGGCAGTATGCATATGAGCTATCATCCATTGCAAGTTCAGCAACAATCTCCTTAATCCATAATGGAATTTTTTCTCCTTTTGCCACTGGGTCTCCAATATTTTCCCAAGTAATCTCTACTCCAAACTTTTCTATTTTCTTTGCAATATCTACAATTTCCCTAATTTCATACGTTAATTCATCAGCTCCCACATGCACTATATTATTTCTCATAATACCTCTCCTAAATAGAGTTCTATTTTTAGTGTAAATTGGTCTGCTTCTAAATTAGATATTTCAACCAATATATAAACTTTTCCATTTGTGAATCTAAAATAGAGCTCTATTTTAATTTTGGAAGACAAACTATATAATGTAAAAAACTAATAAAAAGGCATCAATAGATAAAAACATAAGAATAAAATTATAAATTTCGTAGCTTTTTGTAATAACAACATATTAAATGTTCGGTTGATGGTAATCCACACCTAAAAATATATATAATAGTGGTTAACAGTGTTACATATACCGACTACCAATTAATTTAATAGAATTTAATATCTAAAAAATAGAAGTCAGGGGTATCATGAAATGCAAAATATGTAAAGGGGAGGCATATATAAAGATAAAATACCCAAAAATGGCTTTGTGCAAAGAGCACTTCATAGAATATTTTGAAAAGAAAGTCCAAAAAACCATCAAAAAATATAAGATGATTGATCCGGAAGATAAAGTGCTAATTGCCATTTCTGGTGGAAAGGATGGAGCTGTTGTAACTTATGTATTAAAAAAATTGGGTTATAATGTTGAATGTCTCCACATTAATTTAGGTATTGGAGATTTTTCAAAGAAGTCATTGGAATATGTCAAAAAACAGACGTCGTATATTGGGGTAAAGTGTCATATAATTGATTTAAAAGAGCTCACGGGCAAGAGTATTCCAGAAGTTAAAAGTAGAAAGCCAAAATGCTCAATTTGTGGAACAGCTAAAAGGTATATAGTTAGTAAATTTGCATACGATAATGGATTTAACGTTATGGTTACGGGACACAATTTGGATGATGAAGCAGCATTCATACTCAACAACGTAATGAATTGGAGCACTGAATACTTAGCAAGGCAAGGGCCAGTTTTACCACAAAAAGGAAAATTCCCAAAGAAGGTAAAACCGTTGTATGAATTGACAGAGGAAGAGATTTCTGCATATTCATCTGCGGTAGGTCTTGAAGTGTTCTCTGAAAAATGCCCATTTGCAAAAAAAGCAATAACATTAGAATATAAAGAAATGCTTAACAAATTAGAAGAAACACGCCCTGGAACAAAGTATAGATTTGTTATGGGCTATTTGAAAAATAGGCACTTATTTGAAAAAGAAATTGAAGACATTCCATTAATAGAGTGTAAGGTCTGTGGAATGTCATCCTCTGGAGAAGTTTGTTCGTTCTGCAAAACATGGAGGTTAAAAGAAGGAATTGATTTAAAAATTGGAAATGATTAAGAGAAGATACCAAAGACATCCTATCCTGTTTGGATGAAACCTTTTTAAAGATTTCTTGTAGAATATGGGGGTTAAAAAAGGGAATTAATTTGAAAGTTAAAGATTAATTTTTAACTTTTTTACTTAGTATTTTCGAGGGGGATTATGATAACCAAAGTGAATGCATATAGATGGGAAGGACAAGCTACCCCAATTGAGGATTATGTATGCGTTGAGGAGATTTATGAGTTATATATTAACAATAAATTTATAGAGGAGTTAGTAGCATCTCCAAACCAGATAAAAGAGTTGGGTATTGGCCATGCAATATGTGAAGGTTATGTTTCCAAAAATAGCATTATCAATGTTCATTTAGATGAAAATAAAATTTATGTTGAAAGTAAAGAAATTAAAGGTGATAAAGATACTGAAAAAGATACTCAAATCAAAATAAACGTAGATACAATATTAAAAATCATAAAGACCATGCCTACTCTATCAAAAATTTGGGAATTAACGGGAGGAGTTCACTGGGCTGCACTTTTTAACACGTCTGGGGAGGTTATAGCGTTTAGTGAAGATATAGGAAGGCATAATGCAGTAGATAAAGTTGTGGGGTATGCTATCTTAAACAACATAAACTTAGGGAATTGCATATTGGCATCAAGTGGAAGACAACCTTATGCAATGGTAAAAAAACTCGTCAATGCAAATATCCCAATTGTGATAACAAAATCCCCACCAACAGATAAAGGTGTTAAATTAGCAAGAGAAAATAACATAACGTTAATTGGATTTGCAAGGAAAAATAGATTTACCATATACTCTGGCAAAGATAGAATTGTTTTTGATTAAAAATTATGGCTTTTCTGCAATTAAACATTACATATTTAAAATATGATGTTATTAAAAATAAATTAGATAAAATTTAAAGATTAAGAGAATGGTTCAACATATATTTGCAGAACGACTATATTTTTATCGAATTGGTGGTAATAATGGAAGTATGGAACAAGATTCGTGGAATAAAGGTAATAAATGATGATTTTTTAAATGTTGATTTACCAGAAGAAAGTATTGATCTAATAGTTACTTCCCCCCCTTACAATGTGGGGATAGATTATAATCAGCATGATGATAATATTCCGTATGAAGAATACTTAAATTGGACAAAACAGTGGTTAAAAAAGGCATTAACACTTTTAAAGAAAGATGGACGGCTTTGTTTAAATATACCACTAGATAAAAATAAGGGTGGGATAAAACCGGTATATGCAGATATAGTAAAAATTGCTTTAGATGTTGGATTCAAGTATCAATCTACAATTATATGGAATGAGCAGAATATTTCTCGTAGAACTGCATGGGGAAGTTGGCTTTCTGCTTCCGCTCCTTATGTTATTGCTCCAGTAGAAACTATCGTGGTGTTTTATAAAGAAACATGGAAAAAACTCTCAAAAGGAAAATCCGACATAACAAGGGAAGAGTTTATAGAATGGACTAACGGATTATGGACATTTCCGGGAGAAAGTAAAAAAAGAGTAGGACATCCTGCACCTTTTCCATTAGAGCTTCCTAAGAGATGCATCAAACTTTTTAGTTATGTTGGGGATGTGGTTTTAGATCCATTTTTGGGTAGTGGAACAACTGTAATAGCCGCATATAAATTAGGCAGGAGGGCCATTGGTGTAGAAATTGATAGGAAATATTTTGAATTAGCAATAAAAAGGATAGCAAATGAATGTTGCACTTTGGAGGGTTTATTATGGAAATAAATAATATATCAAAAATTTTAGAAATAGAAAGAGAAGAATATATAAAAAATAAAGTTAAAGAATACATAAAACAGGGATTTTCTAAGAGTGAAGCAATAAATAAAGCGAATCAGTCATGGAGGGCATATATTGGAAGTAAAATACAAGATATTATTTATAAAATACTTGAAGATTTATTGAAAGATACTGAATTAAAATTAACAACAGACAAAATTTTAGCCAGTAAAAATTTGACAGAAGAATTAGATAAAGTTAAAAGATTAATAGCAGTAAATTATGGGGAATATTTATTCCTTCCGGATGCCGATATTATTGTTTATAAAGTTAAGGATAATGAAGTAAAGATAATTGCAATTATTTCAGTTAAAAACTCATTTCGTGAGAGAGGTTTTGAAACAACCTATTGGAAACTAAAACTAAAAGAATCTCCTGTAACATCCCATATTAAAGTATTTTTAGCAACACCGGATAAAGATAATGAAATCTCATATAAATGCCCAAATGGAAGACCTAGAAAAATGAGAATAATATTAGAATATGAACTTGATGGAATATATTTTTTAAAAGATGATTTTGAAGAAACAGAAAAAGTAAAACATTTTGAAAAAATTGTTGAGGACATTTTAAGAATTTCCAATGAAATATAATTTATTTTTTATTATGATTTACTCAAACAATAATCTAAATATCATCTACCTCTATTGCTTTAAAAGGACATACCTTAACGCAACTTTTGCATCCAATACATTCATTTTCATCAAATACAACGCTAAAGTCGTCATCCATTTTAATTGCCTCAACTGGACACATGGTTATACATGCCCCACAATCAACACATTTTTCTTCATCTCTTTTTATAACCTTTGATATTTCCTCAATTTCTCCATATTTACTTAAGTATTCAATTGCTTCGTTAACCTTATCCTCATCCCCATTTAATTCCAAAATTAAGAAAGCTTCTTGTGGTTCTATCTTTGCCTTTAATATGTTGATATTAATTTTCGTGTTTAATATTGCATTTGAAATTATTGGTTTATGCACATTTTCTGATGGAACCCATAGGTATATTCTCTTCTTCATTAACATCACCATTTATTAGTGTAACCGACTAATTTCGATAAATCCTCGGAGGTTACCATTCCTACGACTTTGTTTTCTTTGTCTACGACTGGAACTCCTGAAATATTGTACTTATCCATTTTTCTTGCTACAACGTCAACTGGCTCGTTTACAGTAGTAGTAATTACATTCCTCGTCATAATCTCCTCTATAGACTTCTTGTTCTGAGCAATAGCTCTCGCTATATCCCAAGAAGTTATAATACCAACCAACCTTCCAAATTCATCCACAATAGGCAAGTGATTTATATTATTCTTAATCAATATCCTAGACGCTTCCTCAATAGTTATGCCAATTGGAGCAACAATTGGCGGCTTACTCAATATTTCTCCAACAAGCTTCACATCTGACTTCATCGGTTTTGCAGAACCCTTTCCAAGAACATCAACCCTCTCAGTTAAGAAAAACTCTCCTTTTAAAATCCAATCCTTCAACTCCTTAGCAATCTCCCTGGACATTTTATAGCTTGAGACGGATGATGTTTTTATCGTCTTCTCAACCTTCTTACCATCAATTTCAACTTCAATGGTGATTTTCCCCTTTCTTAACTCTTCGTAATTAGTCCTTGCTACAACCGGTCTATCTCTCCTTGGAACTCCGTAATCTATAATCGGCACTTCGATATCTCTATCCCTTATAGCACAACACTTTGCAACCTCCGCATTCAATACTGGAATCGGCACACCAACACCAACAAACAAAGTACTTCCATAGTTTGGTATAGTTGCTGCCCTCAAGTATTTCCTATCCATCTGCTTCAAATCCCCTTTAACCATTAACGTTCCAAATGCATTATCTGGATTATGTTGCGTTCCTTCCCCAATTATATAACCAATTCCCCCACCTAAGAAGATTCTTGTTCCAATTCCAATAGTATTGTAGGTTTTGGTTTTTCTATTGTAATCGTTTTGTAGTGGGTTTAACTGCCCAGCCCCAGAGTAGTTTACGTTTCCAAACTCTGGAAGGAGTGTTCCCATGTAGGTGTAAATCTTCTCATCCCTACTATTTGTTGCAGCGTTGTAGGTTTGGTAGGAGTTCCTTGGGTTTACTAATATTGCTTGGTTTATATCATCCAAAGTTATTGTTGTTCTAACTTTCTTTCTTGGGTAGCAATCAGTTGTATATCCCTCTGCAACGAGTTCAACCTCTTTCCCAGCGACTAAGTCCTCTATAACGTGAGCTCCCCCATAGTCGATGTCTATATCTGGGTCTGAGTTTGGCTGTGTTGCTCCTATGTAGGTATCTACAGCCGCAAGTCCTCCATAGCACTCAACACCATTCAAATAGATTTTTAACATTTTTATTGGCGGGTCTGCATGTCCAAAGTTTAAGAAGACCCCACTCGAGCACATTGCTCCGAACGTTCCAGTTGTAACAACATCAACTTCTTCAGCCGCCTTCTCAGGCCCAACATCCTCAACAATCCCAATCATCTCCTCCGCAGTAACAACTACAACATCACCACTCCTTATCTTTTCATTGATCTCCTTAATTGTTTTCATATACATCATCCTAAAACCTTTTGTTATCGGTTTATTCAAAATAATATCAAAATAACGTTGGAAACATCGGAATTCTGTTAGTTAATTGTTGATTATAATGTAAAATTCTATTGAGCAATCTAAAACTTTTGTAATTTACTCCTATATTAAATTTGCTGTTTATTTAAAAAGAAATTTGACTTTCCAATGCAGTAGTGTTGTAGATAACACAACAAATATTAGTAAATATTCACACATCACTCACAAATTTTCTCAACTCTACTCAAATTATTGAAATAAATCTTTTAAACAGTTTTAATCTGAATTTACAATTAAATTTTCCAAAAATTAATTTTATGATATTATGGAATCATTGGGCTACTTTATTTTCTTTTCTCCAAACTAAATACATAGTTAGGAGGACTCTTACATTAGTTATGATTGCAAGCAATATAAATAACTCTGGAATTTTGTTTATTAGGCAGAATATCATAATTACAAATATTCTTTCATCTCTCTTTCCAATTAAGTATCTCATTTTTGGGATTTCTTTATAGATATCTTTGAAATATGCTGCTTTATAACGTTCTGTTGAATAACTAACCATTGCAGAACCAAATATCGCTAAAGCAATAATTACCCAAAGTTCAAGTGATGGTTTTATTACATAAGCCAAAGCCAAAAGAAATGCAAAGTCAACGTATCTATCCAAGATAGAATCTACATAACCACCAAATTTACTCGTTCTCATTGAGGCCCTCGCAATTTCCCCATCAACACCATCCAAGATAGAGCTTATTTGATATAAAATACCTCCCAAAGGAATGTTAAACAATGCGACCACTGCTGAAAACAATCCAAACAGGAAAGTTAAAATAGTTATTTGATTTGGAGTTAAATAGTCAACAAGGAACTCGCTTACTTTCGTGGAGATTTTTCTGTTGATTTTCCTTGATATAAACCCATCCCCAGAGCCTTTAATGGCGTTTTGGATTATAAGACGCTTTGCTATTTTCATCTCCTCTTCTGTATCAACATCCATCCAAAAGTATCCGTTAACCTCTGATACTTTTAGTTTTGCTCTTTTTACAATTTCACTAAGTTCTACGAGTTCTTTTTCTTTGGCAACTTCTTCCGCATATTTAAAAATCTCTGGTGTTAGGATAAACAAACCTGTATCAAATCCGTGCCATCTTTCTAATTTTTTTCCAATATCTTTAACTCTTCCATTCTCAACTAAAACTTTTGTAGCTTCATTAATATCAATAAATTTACCTTCTTTATCTATGATAAGTCCTTCTTTTTTAATAGCCTCTTTCAAAAACCCTTCCTCATAAATATGGTCGCTCATAACCAAAACAAACTTATCATTTACATGACCTTTTGCCAAGTAGAGAGAATATCCATTTCCTCTTTCTGGATTGTTGTTTAGGACGATTTTGTAATTAAATCCCTCTTTTTTTAAAAATTCCTCATATTTTTTCTTGTATTTTGGATTGGTAATAACTACGAATTCCTCAACACCCAAATTCTCCAAAGTTTTCAAACTCCTGTAAATAATTTCCCTACCTGCTACTTTCAAAAGCCCCTTTGGAGTTTCCTCTGTTAATTTTCCCATCCTTGTTCCCAATCCAGCGGCAAGAACTACTGCTTTCAAAATAACCACCCCCCAAGTTCTTAATACTTAAAATTTTAAGAATTTAAATACAAAAATTAAGCCAACAAAACAGTAAAAGCCCCCTCCTCTGTGTTAAATTTATTATTATTTAATAATATTATTTATCATTGAAGATTTTTAAGGTTTTGGCACCCATATAAAACTTTTAGAAAAAGTTGGAAGGGTTTTTACAAATTCTTTATTATACTTTAAATTTCATTAAAAAAGACATGCAGTCGTTGCGTTATAATGACCTAATCCTCAATGAGATTAGATGGATAAATTATATTTATTTGAAGTTTATGTAATATTTATTGTTCTTTCAAAAATTTCTTAATGTTCAAACAAGTGAAAAAGAATTCTAAAAACTATAGTTGTTTGCCTTACTAATGAACGAAATCTCCATTAAATTATAGGGGATGACTAACCTTTATTTGGAATGTTAATGGCAAAACAAAGTTTTGCCGTATAAAATTGGCAAACAACTATACTTTCACTCATTTGACAATATTTGACAATATTTCACAATTTCTTTAAAAGGGATTGCCCCCTCCCTAACCAACTCAATTTTTCCACTTTCACATATTTTTATTATTGTTGATGGCTTTGAGTATTTGCATTTTCCAGTGTCTACTATTACATCAACGTTTTTCTTTATCTCTTCACTTATCTCATCAACAGATGTTGGGGATTTCTCTCCGCTTATGTTGGCACTTGTTGATGTCAACGGAACAATGGCAAGTTCTCTAACAACGTCATTATCTGGCACTCTAATCCCAATATAGTCCTTTGCAACGATATCTGGAATAACATCTTTCTTTTTCAATATGATTGTTATAGGCCCAGGCATGAACTTGTCTATTATCTTCCTCGCTACATCATTAACATACGCATATTTTTCAATCTCTTCTTTATCTTTTAAACTTATTGAGATGTATTTTCCAAAGTCCCTCTTTTTTATCTT
The sequence above is a segment of the Methanotorris igneus Kol 5 genome. Coding sequences within it:
- a CDS encoding homocysteine biosynthesis protein codes for the protein MKTIKEINEKIRSGDVVVVTAEEMIGIVEDVGPEKAAEEVDVVTTGTFGAMCSSGVFLNFGHADPPIKMLKIYLNGVECYGGLAAVDTYIGATQPNSDPDIDIDYGGAHVIEDLVAGKEVELVAEGYTTDCYPRKKVRTTITLDDINQAILVNPRNSYQTYNAATNSRDEKIYTYMGTLLPEFGNVNYSGAGQLNPLQNDYNRKTKTYNTIGIGTRIFLGGGIGYIIGEGTQHNPDNAFGTLMVKGDLKQMDRKYLRAATIPNYGSTLFVGVGVPIPVLNAEVAKCCAIRDRDIEVPIIDYGVPRRDRPVVARTNYEELRKGKITIEVEIDGKKVEKTIKTSSVSSYKMSREIAKELKDWILKGEFFLTERVDVLGKGSAKPMKSDVKLVGEILSKPPIVAPIGITIEEASRILIKNNINHLPIVDEFGRLVGIITSWDIARAIAQNKKSIEEIMTRNVITTTVNEPVDVVARKMDKYNISGVPVVDKENKVVGMVTSEDLSKLVGYTNKW
- a CDS encoding L-threonylcarbamoyladenylate synthase — translated: MIIKINEMNEKEKMEAIKKIQKMILEGKVVICGTDTLYGICVNALDENAVKKVYKIKKRDFGKYISISLKDKEEIEKYAYVNDVARKIIDKFMPGPITIILKKKDVIPDIVAKDYIGIRVPDNDVVRELAIVPLTSTSANISGEKSPTSVDEISEEIKKNVDVIVDTGKCKYSKPSTIIKICESGKIELVREGAIPFKEIVKYCQILSNE
- a CDS encoding BsaWI family type II restriction enzyme; the encoded protein is MEINNISKILEIEREEYIKNKVKEYIKQGFSKSEAINKANQSWRAYIGSKIQDIIYKILEDLLKDTELKLTTDKILASKNLTEELDKVKRLIAVNYGEYLFLPDADIIVYKVKDNEVKIIAIISVKNSFRERGFETTYWKLKLKESPVTSHIKVFLATPDKDNEISYKCPNGRPRKMRIILEYELDGIYFLKDDFEETEKVKHFEKIVEDILRISNEI
- a CDS encoding 4Fe-4S binding protein, with the protein product MKKRIYLWVPSENVHKPIISNAILNTKININILKAKIEPQEAFLILELNGDEDKVNEAIEYLSKYGEIEEISKVIKRDEEKCVDCGACITMCPVEAIKMDDDFSVVFDENECIGCKSCVKVCPFKAIEVDDI
- a CDS encoding bifunctional L-myo-inositol-1-phosphate cytidylyltransferase/CDP-L-myo-inositol myo-inositolphosphotransferase translates to MKAVVLAAGLGTRMGKLTEETPKGLLKVAGREIIYRSLKTLENLGVEEFVVITNPKYKKKYEEFLKKEGFNYKIVLNNNPERGNGYSLYLAKGHVNDKFVLVMSDHIYEEGFLKEAIKKEGLIIDKEGKFIDINEATKVLVENGRVKDIGKKLERWHGFDTGLFILTPEIFKYAEEVAKEKELVELSEIVKRAKLKVSEVNGYFWMDVDTEEEMKIAKRLIIQNAIKGSGDGFISRKINRKISTKVSEFLVDYLTPNQITILTFLFGLFSAVVALFNIPLGGILYQISSILDGVDGEIARASMRTSKFGGYVDSILDRYVDFAFLLALAYVIKPSLELWVIIALAIFGSAMVSYSTERYKAAYFKDIYKEIPKMRYLIGKRDERIFVIMIFCLINKIPELFILLAIITNVRVLLTMYLVWRKENKVAQ